The genomic interval AAAAATGATGATACTACAGCATTTATTTTTTATTATCCAATTGTTGGGGCTGAAGAAATTCTATACTTTGAAACTGAATCTGCAGGTGTTGATCCTAATGACTTTTCTAACTATCATTTTAAAGCACTTCCAAAAGAACCAGTATTCAATGGGTATTTAGAGCGTTTTGTAAAAGGTGAAGTAAAAGAAGTTTATTGTTTGGTGACTTATATTGTTAATAATACACTTCATAAATCGAATCCAATTAGATTAAAAAATCAATCAAAACCTACAGAATGGAATGAAAAAGTTTCAATTGACTTTACACAAAGTACGATGCCAGTTTTTTCTTGGAAAGATGGAATTTATGATGATACAGAGATTTATTTTGAAGTATTAGCTGATAAAGAAAATAATTTACTTTCTGGAACATATACATATGATAAAAAGTTTCAGTATTATAATTTAAATAATGTGGTGTTAAATGTAACAAGAAATATACCACCCAAACTAGAGTCATCAGAAGAATATTCTTTCACACTTATGGGTGTAAGTAAAGATAATTGGGTAAATTTGGTAGTTCAAAAAACCTTTATAATACCTTAAACTGATGAGGTTTAAAATTTCATTTTTACTATTTATTCTTTGTAATATTCATATTACAAAAGCTCAAGAATATAAAATTGAACACCTTAAAATTAATGGGTATAAAAAAACAAAACTTAGTTTTTTAAAATCTATTGTTGTTACTAAACGAGGAGATCGATTAGATTCACTTACTTTAGAAAAAGACATTATTTCTTTAAAAAGATTAGCGGCTATTTCTAATGCTTATTTTAAAGTAGGGTATTCTGAAAATAAAAAATCAAATGTTGAAATTATTGTAGAAGAAAATTTCACAATCATTCCTGAAGTAAATTTATGGACATCTGTTAACAATCAATTTTCCTATAAACTTGGATTGTACGACTATAATTTTTTGGGAAGAAATATTGGGTTAGGAGGGTTTTATCAAAATAATGGATTTGATACCTATGCGATTAATTTTAGGGCTCCAAATTTATTTTCTAGAAAATGGGGGTTGGCAATCAATCATCAAAATTGGAAAAGTGAAGAGCCATTATATTTTAATTCTGGTTCTGCAAATTATTTGTATAATAATATTTCTTTCGAAATTTTAGGGTTACATCAAATCAATTTTAATAATAAAATTAGTTTCGGGATAAACTTTTTTAATGAAAAATATAAATACTTATCTGGTGTTACATCAGCAACAATTCCATTAAATCTAGATTTAAATAAGAAGCTCTTAAAGTTTGTATATACCTACGATAATTTAAATTATTTTTATCAATATATAGATGGATTTAAAAGTGAATTGTATCTGCAATATGTTGTAACGGAAAACGATTTCCAGAATCAATTTTTTGTATTTTGGAATGATTTCTTTTACTTCAGGAAAATGTGGTCAAGCGGAGTTTTGGCTAATAGATTACGAATAGGTTTGGCCAAAAACGATAAAACACCTTTTGCTCCTTTTGCTATTGATAATAATTTGAACATCCGGGGTGTTGGAATCCTAGTGGATAGAGGTACAGGAAGTGTTGTATTAAATTCAGAATATAGACATACGTTGTTAGAAAAAGACTGGTTTGTTTTACAAAGTAATACTTTTATTGATGTTGGTTCTTGGAGAACTCCAGGTGGTGATTTAAATGATTTAACCAATCATAAAAACATTCAATTATTTTCTGGTGTTGGTTTACGATTTATTCATAAAAAAATATTTAATGCGACTTTTAGAATAGATTATGGATTTAGTTTAAAGGATAAATCAAGAGGAATTGTTTTTGGTATTGGTCAATATTTTTAATCTTATTTAAATTTCTTTTCTTTTTAGAAAGTACTTAGTTTTGTCTAAAACTAAATAGTATATGCGAATGTTTGCAATTGGTGATATTCATGGTGGATTACGAGCTTTAATTCAGGTTTTAAATCAGCTAGAAATTAAAGAAGATGATACCCTTATTTTTATGGGCGATTATGTTGATGGTTGGAGTGAATCTGCACAAGTTATCGAGTTCTTAATTAATCTCTCTGAAAAAATAAATTGTGTTTTTATTAAAGGAAATCATGATGTTTGGTGTCAAGAATGGTTAGAAAAAGAAGCAGTGCACCCTTCTTGGTATATGCATGGAGGCAAAGAAACCATGGAAAGCTATGAGCGATTTTCTCCTGAAGAAAAAAAGCAGCATTTAATTTTTTTTCAAAACATGCCTTTATATTATTTAGATTCTCAAAATAGACTGTTTTTGCATGCAGGATTTACTTCATTACATGGTGTAGAAAGAGAATTGCATCAACAAAATTTCTATTTAGACAGGTCGCTTTGGGAAATGGTTTTAGCAATGGATTCGGAACTTTCTGTTAGTTCAAAATTTTATCCTAAACGATTACAACATTATAAAGAAATTTATATTGGACATACACCTACAACAAATTATGAGATCAATGTTCCAATCAATAAAGCAACTATTTGGAATATTGATACTGGCGCAGCTTTTAAAGGAAAAATTTCAGCATTAAATATCGATACAAAAGAAGTTTTTCAAAGTGATGCTTTACCAGGTTTGTATCCAGATGAAAAAGGTAGAAATAAGTAGTTTTTATTTCTTGCTTAAAGGATAGATTTCTTGCCCAATAAAATCTTGCGGAAAAACGTCATCATCATCAAAACCAAGTTCAATATTTTTTCCATCTGAAGGTATATAATCTGTTTTAAAAAGATAATCCCATAGGCTTAAAGTGAGTCCAAAATTAACACCTGTTTTATTCGGAATTTCTTTACTATGATGCCAAATATGCATTTTAGGATTATTAAAAATATATTTGAAAACACCCAAAGAAATGTTGGTATTGCTATGATTAAAATGGCCCCATGTAAGTGTAAATAAATGCACTAAAATAAAATCGTCAATTCCAAAACCTATCAATGCTAACGGAATATATTCTAGGGTTCTGTATACTACAGTTTCCATCCAGTGAAAACGTAAATGAGCTGCAAATCCCATTTCTTTTACTGAATGATGGACTTTGTGAAAATTCCATAAAAAAGGAACTTTATGTAGTAGTCTGTGGATAAAATATTGAATGAAATCTCTTACCAGAAAGAGAATCAATAATTGACTCCAAAAAGGAAACTCTTCTACATGAAAAAAAGTAAGATTGTCAATTCCGATAGCTTTTAAATTATCGTTAAAAAAAGTTACAGCAACATTAGAAATTGCATTATAACCAATTAAAGAAAATAGAAAGAAATTAAAGAACATGTAAAAAGTATCTAGCCAAAAATCACGTCTAAAAAGAGCTTGTTTTTTTCGCCAAGGAAGTAAGATTTCTATAAAAAAGAAAATTAAAGAAATAGCAATTAACCAATAGAAATAATTACCCCAATGTGGGTTTAAAATTTCATTGATTAGATAGTTGTAATATCCAACAAAAGACTCTTTTGCTATGTCAAAATATTTAGTCAAAATTGATATTTTTTCTAGTGCTATTTATAGACCAATTCATGTTTTTATTTATAAAACCAAATGCTATTTTATAATCTCCTTTTATATTTTTTGATGTTACTTTAAACTCGATTTTTTTAGATTGATTAGGATTTATTAAGATACTGTTTTCTTCTAAATTTCTCAAATTATCATCCCTTTTTTCTTTACCAATTATTGAAATATAGATTTTTGAAGAAGATATATTTATAGTTTTATTTCTGTGATTTTTTAAGGTGATAAATCCTGAGAGCACATCTTTTTTTAAAGAAATGTCTTTTGGATTAAAATCAATTTTAATGTTGTTAAACGAGGTGAAATTATCAATTAATTTATAATGAATTGTTTTTCCCATTCGGGTTTTTAAATCGATACTAGTATTAAAAGAGTGTCTTTTAATGAGCATAATATCTTTATTCTGAATAGAATCTTCGTACTGCCAAATTTGATATTGAGATTTTTTAAACTCACCTGGAAACATAGCGATACCTAATTTTTTGGCATAAAAAGAATACATTGGTGCTTCTCGTAGAGATTCATTTCCAGCATCAAATAAAACAGGTTTTCCTTGTGAAATTTTTGTGATGTCTTCTGCCCATAAGTTTCTATCGTGATAATAATCGGTACCTAGTTTATTAGACGGAAATATCTGAAAAGATAAGTACAATCGAATTATAAGTAACAAAAAGACAAAGGGTAACACTAAACTATAAAAAAGTGTTTTCTTTTTTAAAGATGAATAATATTTAGCAGATAAAATAATGATAGGGAAAATTGCAATAGATGTCCAATGAATATGAACAAAACCTTTTAAAGAACTAAATAAGAAAAATAAAAAAGATCCAATTGCTATAAATTTCAATGTTTTTTCAAATTGATTTTTTGTTTTAAAAATAAAGGGAATCCAAATTAAACCTAATCCAATTATTGGGATTTGTTGACTTATAAATTCGCCAAAAAAGCGAGTTTGAAAAGGATTAGATCTTCCCACTAAATGAAATTTTAAAGAAGCAAAATTATGATCTATTTGCCATAATATATGAGGTAAATAAAACACAATAACTAACGCTAGAGCAGTATAAAAATATTTGTTAGTCAGTAATTTTAAGTTAGAGATAATTACAAATCCAATAAATAAAATTGCATGATATTTAGCATAGAACATCAAGGCTATAATAATGCTTAGAATAAACATATTCTTTTTAGAACTACGTTCTAAAAATTGTTTATAATAATATAAAAAAGCCATGCTTAATGCAACCAAACTAGAATCTGGAAAGGCAATAAATGTGATATAGTTTAAAAGAGGAAATCCTAAAATTATGAGATATAAAAAATGCTTTTCTTTTCTTGTCCAAGGTCTAATTTTAAAAAGAAAATAGAGTGCAATTGAAAGTAACAGTACATTTCCAAAACGAACAGCGATTTCACTTTCAAAAAATAGTTTACCAAAGTTTATTAATAAAGAAATTAAAGGAGGATGATCGTAATACCCCCAATCTAATTCTTGTGAATAAAACCAATAATAGGCTTCATCACTTGTAAGTTCAGTTGTAGCAATTTGAAAAAAATTCAACAAAAACCAGAATACTATAAAATGGTTTTGGTTAAATTTTTTAGAAAAAAAATGAATGATTTGTTTCACGAACTCTTGTGTGTAATTGTATTCTTTTCTAAAGTAAAAACGTTTACTTCAAAGTTAATGAAATAAACGTTTTTAAAATAATTTAATACCGATTATCGGCTAACAACAACCTCCACCATCATAATGAAACGTAGAAGGAGAAAAGAAAATATCATCTCTACCTAAAGCTTCTAAAGCGGCAGCAGTTTTATCACAAATTGCTAAGGGTTGGTTTTTTAGTAATGTATGTCCTAAACCATCATCAAAATAATCATCTTCACCATAATAAATAGCCGCTTTTCCAGTAAAAATACAAGGGCCGTCAGCAGGCATCGGATCTTTAATTGCAGCAACTTCTATAGATTCAATATAAATTAATTCGTCTGTTGGGTAATTCTTAGGGTCAAGAATTCGATATGGTTTTCTAGCTCTAATTTCTATGGTTCCAAAACCAGCATCAGTTAATGCTTTTACATAATCGGCAATTGATAAACTTCCGCTTAAACATAAAGCACGTAAACGTTCATCGTTACGTAATTCATCATTCATTGGTTGTTCACACGTAGGATCACTCATTACTAAACGTCCGTGAGGTTTTAAAACTCTATGCATTTCTGCAATCGCTTTCTTTAAATCATCAGACTTAAAAATATTAAACAAGCAGTTTTGCGCAGCAACATCTATAGAATTATCATCCACAGGTAAATCCATTGCATCTCCTTTTCTAAGGTCTACAAAATCACTCTTAAACCAATCATTCTGTTCTTCAGCAATTTTAAAATTTTTGCGCGATGCTTCAAGCATTTCATCAACAACATCTAAACCAATTACGCCATCTTTATTTCTATTAAAATAAGCGAATTGTAGTAATTCCATTCCACCACCAACACCAACATATAGCATCTTAGGATTGTTTGTTAAATCGCGTGCATGTACTGTAGAACCACAACCGTAATTCATTTCTTGCATGATTCTTGGAATCTTTAATCCAGGTAATTCCCAAATAGGATTTGTAGTACAGCAAAGCCCTACATCTGGTGTTAAAGCTGCCTCTTTATATACGTTATGTGTGGTTTCTAAGTAACTCATTTTTTTTAGTTTTCGGTTTTCAGTTATCAGTTTTTAGTCAAGTTACAGACTGTTATCTGATTTACTGCAAACTTTATATTGTTTTAATTAATTCTTTAAATAATGTTATCATTTTTGGTTCTGTTTTTCCAGCAATTTCAATGATTTCTGCAATATTAACAGGTTGTAAATTTTTAGGATCACATTCATCGGTTAACACAGAAATTGCGGCACAGTCTAAATTCAATTGTTTAGCAACAATGACTTCAGGAACTGTACTCATACCAACGGCATCCGTTTCTAAAATTTGTAACATTCTATATTCTGCACGTGTTTCAAGTTGAGGTCCTACAACACTCGCGTAAATACCTTCATGCAATTCTATATTATTTTCTAAAGCAATTTCTTTAAGTTGATCATTTATTTTTTTCGAATACGGTTCTAACATATCCGCAAAAATATTTCCAAAAGTGTTAGCTCCTTTAAATGCTAATGGCGATCCACCTTGTAAATTAATATGATCATCAATCAACATTAAATCTCCTTTTTTATAGTTTAGATTGATGGCACCAGCAGCATTTGAAATTAACAATGTAGTGATGCCTAAAGAATGCATCGTTCTAATTCCATAGGTAACTTCCCAAAGATTATAGCCTTCATATAAATGAAAACGACCAGACATTACCAATACTTTTTTACCAGATAAGGTTCCGTAAATTAATTTTCCAGAATGAAACTCTACAGTGGCAGTTGGAAAATGTGGAATTTCAGAATAGGCAATTTCTTGTTCAATTGTAATCTCATCAACTAATTTTCCTAAACCAGTTCCTAAAACAATTCCTAATTGAGGGTTTGTAATTCCTTTTGATGTAAGAAAATCTGAGGTTACTTTTAAATGTTCAATCATAAATTAATTAACTATTCTATCACCAATTTTCTAGTCGTTTTTTTATCACCTTTAATTACTGAAAGTAAGTAAATTCCAGTATTTAAATTAGAAAGGTCTAATTTGTTTGTGCCTTTTTCTTTAGGTTGATGATATACTTGTTTCCCTAAAACATCAAAAATACGGATTTCAGTTTTAGCCATGTCTACATTAGTAAATTGAATACTATTTTTTGCAGGGTTAGGGTAAAAACTAAAGTTAGTTAACGATGTTTTTTCAACATTTAATATTGAACAAGAATTTGCTGTAAATGGTGTGTATTTTCCATAATCCCAAAATGCTGTATATTGAAGACAATAGAAAAATACTGTATCATATTTAGTGATATCTGCTCCATTTGGAATGTTTGCGGTGTAAGACTGAACGCCAGAAAAACCTACTAAACCAAAAGAAATATTATCAACTGTAGTTGGATTTAAACCTTTTAATTCATCATTTGTTTTTCCTTCAGATTTTATTAAATATGCTCGTACATCTGGCCCAGAAGCAGTAGAAAAATTACTGCCAAAATCTAGATTTACACTGGTTCCGTTTGCGTTTAAAACTACAGAAACATCCCCGGAAATATTGTATGATTGTGTTGATGTATTATTACCAAAGCTAGAAGCAGATTCGGTACATTGAGCGCTTGTGTTAAGAACTAAAAAAGAAGTTAAAGCAAAAAATAATATTGCTTTTCTAAAAGGTAAAGTTAGTTTCATAATTTATTCTTTAATGATTTTTAACAATGAGTCGTGTTTTTTTAAGTCTTCATACACATCAATGTCATTTAATTCTTCAAGTTGAAATGTATTTTGATTCTTTAAATCTTCTAAAGTGGCTTTTCTTACAGAAGAAGTTCCCCAATTTTTATTTTGAAAGATTTCTGGATAGTTTTTTTTCATCCCTAATAAATAGTACCCTCCGTCTTCTGCAGGTCCAATAACAGTATCATTTTTATCAAGTTGATAAAAAGCTTCATTTATAATTTCTTCTGATAAATCAAATAAATCACTACCGATAATCATCACTTTTTCATATCCTTTTTTAAATGAATTTTCAAAAGCATTCTGCATTCTAAAGCCTAAATCATTTCCTGTTTGTTGATGTTTTTGATATATTGATGAATCCCAAATATCATTTTTTCTAATCTTAACAGAATAATAAACGGCCTTATCACAATCTAAATATTGAGTTACCTTTTTAGTTTGATGTAGTAGTTTTTTGTAAATTTTTAAAGCATTTTTATCACCAATGGTTTTAGCGAGCCTAGTTTTTACTTTTCCTAATTCAGGATTTCTAGTAAAAATTAAAAGTAAGTTTTTACTCATATACTTTTTCTCCTTTTACTAACCACTGACTCCATTCTTTAGTACACGTATGTACTTTTTCGGTTGATTTTTCTTTAGAATTAAAAACAGTATTACCGTTGTTTTTCCATTCAAAAATTCCGCCATATAAGTTTAGAACATTAGTATAACCAGCTTTTTTAAGTTTTTCTGCCACAATTTCCGATCGAACTCCTAAGCTACAATAAACCACAATTTTTGCATTTTTATTAGGAAGGTTTTTAGTTGTTTTTTTTAAGTTGAACTTATCATACCCTACAAAGAGCGCATTTTTTAAATGACTGACTTTATATTCTTTTTTTTCTCTTGCGTCTAATAAAATAATGTTATTGTCAGCTAGAGTGGAGTCGAAAGGTTTTTTTGTTATTTTCTTTAAACTATCAACAGAAATATACGGAACACTTTCAGTATTATATTTTTTTAATAAATCTTTTAAACTCTCTTGAGAAAAAGAGTTTAAAGAAATTAATACAAATAAGAAGACTATTTTTTTCATTTATAAATGAACACTTAATTTTTCTAACAACTATTACGCTACAACACCTTGGCAACTACTTCCTGCACCAGCAGTACATCCATAGCAATGTTGATTGATAATTATATTTCTGTTTTGTAATAATTCTTCGTTATATTCTGAAATGTGTTTTACTTTACTAGCTACTTTTAAATTTAGCATTTGATTAAAATCACAATCGTATAAATTTCCGTCCCAACTAACCGATAAGGTATTGGTACACATTACATTTTCTACTGCTAACGGATTATATGCTTCTACTAATGCATACATGTAATCTTCGTAATTTTCTGAAGCAATTAAATAATCTAAAAATCGACTGATTGGTAAATTTGTAATAGCAAAAAGTTGATGAAAATCGATGTTAAAATCCTCTTTCAACGCTTTTTTAAAGTCGTTTTCTAACGCCATTTGATCTCCAGGTAAAAATGCACCTGAAGGATTATATACCAAATCTAATTTTAAATTTGAACCTTCTTTTCCATACCCAACTTCGTTTAGCATTTGTAATGCTTTAATCGATTTGTCAAAAACTCCGTCACCTCTTTGTTTGTCTGTTTTACCACGTGTCCAATGCGGCATTGATGAAACTACATGAACATTATGCTTTTTAAAGAACTCAGGTAAATCGTAATATTTTTTATTAGCTCTAATGATAGTTAGGTTTGAACGAACGATAAAATCTTTAATTCCTGCTTTTGATGCTTCTTCTACAAACCACCTAAAGTTAGGATTCATTTCTGGTGCGCCACCAGTTAAATCTAACGTGTGAGCTCCAGTTTTTTTAATGACATCCAAACATTGCTGCATGGTTTCTACCGTCATAATTTCTTTTCTGTCAGGCCCTGCATCTACATGACAATGAGCACAAACTTGATTGCACATATACCCTAAATTAATTTGTAGAATTTCTAACTTTTTAGGACGTAAAGGAAATTGATTGGTTTCTTTTATTTTTTTAGCAAACGTTGGTAATTCTCCATCAGCAAACATTCCGTTTGAAAGAATTTCTAACTGACGTTGTGTGTTTGCTAAATCGTTATTTCTTGCTAATAGTGATTTCTTCATTTATGCTGAACTTGTTTCAACT from Lutibacter sp. Hel_I_33_5 carries:
- a CDS encoding glycosyltransferase family 39 protein; the protein is MNFFQIATTELTSDEAYYWFYSQELDWGYYDHPPLISLLINFGKLFFESEIAVRFGNVLLLSIALYFLFKIRPWTRKEKHFLYLIILGFPLLNYITFIAFPDSSLVALSMAFLYYYKQFLERSSKKNMFILSIIIALMFYAKYHAILFIGFVIISNLKLLTNKYFYTALALVIVFYLPHILWQIDHNFASLKFHLVGRSNPFQTRFFGEFISQQIPIIGLGLIWIPFIFKTKNQFEKTLKFIAIGSFLFFLFSSLKGFVHIHWTSIAIFPIIILSAKYYSSLKKKTLFYSLVLPFVFLLLIIRLYLSFQIFPSNKLGTDYYHDRNLWAEDITKISQGKPVLFDAGNESLREAPMYSFYAKKLGIAMFPGEFKKSQYQIWQYEDSIQNKDIMLIKRHSFNTSIDLKTRMGKTIHYKLIDNFTSFNNIKIDFNPKDISLKKDVLSGFITLKNHRNKTINISSSKIYISIIGKEKRDDNLRNLEENSILINPNQSKKIEFKVTSKNIKGDYKIAFGFINKNMNWSINSTRKNINFD
- a CDS encoding purine-nucleoside phosphorylase, which gives rise to MIEHLKVTSDFLTSKGITNPQLGIVLGTGLGKLVDEITIEQEIAYSEIPHFPTATVEFHSGKLIYGTLSGKKVLVMSGRFHLYEGYNLWEVTYGIRTMHSLGITTLLISNAAGAINLNYKKGDLMLIDDHINLQGGSPLAFKGANTFGNIFADMLEPYSKKINDQLKEIALENNIELHEGIYASVVGPQLETRAEYRMLQILETDAVGMSTVPEVIVAKQLNLDCAAISVLTDECDPKNLQPVNIAEIIEIAGKTEPKMITLFKELIKTI
- the arsS gene encoding arsenosugar biosynthesis radical SAM (seleno)protein ArsS (Some members of this family are selenoproteins.); translation: MKKSLLARNNDLANTQRQLEILSNGMFADGELPTFAKKIKETNQFPLRPKKLEILQINLGYMCNQVCAHCHVDAGPDRKEIMTVETMQQCLDVIKKTGAHTLDLTGGAPEMNPNFRWFVEEASKAGIKDFIVRSNLTIIRANKKYYDLPEFFKKHNVHVVSSMPHWTRGKTDKQRGDGVFDKSIKALQMLNEVGYGKEGSNLKLDLVYNPSGAFLPGDQMALENDFKKALKEDFNIDFHQLFAITNLPISRFLDYLIASENYEDYMYALVEAYNPLAVENVMCTNTLSVSWDGNLYDCDFNQMLNLKVASKVKHISEYNEELLQNRNIIINQHCYGCTAGAGSSCQGVVA
- a CDS encoding rhodanese-like domain-containing protein, which codes for MKKIVFLFVLISLNSFSQESLKDLLKKYNTESVPYISVDSLKKITKKPFDSTLADNNIILLDAREKKEYKVSHLKNALFVGYDKFNLKKTTKNLPNKNAKIVVYCSLGVRSEIVAEKLKKAGYTNVLNLYGGIFEWKNNGNTVFNSKEKSTEKVHTCTKEWSQWLVKGEKVYE
- a CDS encoding TIGR04282 family arsenosugar biosynthesis glycosyltransferase; the protein is MSKNLLLIFTRNPELGKVKTRLAKTIGDKNALKIYKKLLHQTKKVTQYLDCDKAVYYSVKIRKNDIWDSSIYQKHQQTGNDLGFRMQNAFENSFKKGYEKVMIIGSDLFDLSEEIINEAFYQLDKNDTVIGPAEDGGYYLLGMKKNYPEIFQNKNWGTSSVRKATLEDLKNQNTFQLEELNDIDVYEDLKKHDSLLKIIKE
- the arsM gene encoding arsenosugar biosynthesis arsenite methyltransferase ArsM yields the protein MSYLETTHNVYKEAALTPDVGLCCTTNPIWELPGLKIPRIMQEMNYGCGSTVHARDLTNNPKMLYVGVGGGMELLQFAYFNRNKDGVIGLDVVDEMLEASRKNFKIAEEQNDWFKSDFVDLRKGDAMDLPVDDNSIDVAAQNCLFNIFKSDDLKKAIAEMHRVLKPHGRLVMSDPTCEQPMNDELRNDERLRALCLSGSLSIADYVKALTDAGFGTIEIRARKPYRILDPKNYPTDELIYIESIEVAAIKDPMPADGPCIFTGKAAIYYGEDDYFDDGLGHTLLKNQPLAICDKTAAALEALGRDDIFFSPSTFHYDGGGCC
- a CDS encoding metallophosphoesterase family protein, encoding MRMFAIGDIHGGLRALIQVLNQLEIKEDDTLIFMGDYVDGWSESAQVIEFLINLSEKINCVFIKGNHDVWCQEWLEKEAVHPSWYMHGGKETMESYERFSPEEKKQHLIFFQNMPLYYLDSQNRLFLHAGFTSLHGVERELHQQNFYLDRSLWEMVLAMDSELSVSSKFYPKRLQHYKEIYIGHTPTTNYEINVPINKATIWNIDTGAAFKGKISALNIDTKEVFQSDALPGLYPDEKGRNK
- a CDS encoding outer membrane protein assembly factor — encoded protein: MRFKISFLLFILCNIHITKAQEYKIEHLKINGYKKTKLSFLKSIVVTKRGDRLDSLTLEKDIISLKRLAAISNAYFKVGYSENKKSNVEIIVEENFTIIPEVNLWTSVNNQFSYKLGLYDYNFLGRNIGLGGFYQNNGFDTYAINFRAPNLFSRKWGLAINHQNWKSEEPLYFNSGSANYLYNNISFEILGLHQINFNNKISFGINFFNEKYKYLSGVTSATIPLNLDLNKKLLKFVYTYDNLNYFYQYIDGFKSELYLQYVVTENDFQNQFFVFWNDFFYFRKMWSSGVLANRLRIGLAKNDKTPFAPFAIDNNLNIRGVGILVDRGTGSVVLNSEYRHTLLEKDWFVLQSNTFIDVGSWRTPGGDLNDLTNHKNIQLFSGVGLRFIHKKIFNATFRIDYGFSLKDKSRGIVFGIGQYF
- a CDS encoding sterol desaturase family protein; this translates as MTKYFDIAKESFVGYYNYLINEILNPHWGNYFYWLIAISLIFFFIEILLPWRKKQALFRRDFWLDTFYMFFNFFLFSLIGYNAISNVAVTFFNDNLKAIGIDNLTFFHVEEFPFWSQLLILFLVRDFIQYFIHRLLHKVPFLWNFHKVHHSVKEMGFAAHLRFHWMETVVYRTLEYIPLALIGFGIDDFILVHLFTLTWGHFNHSNTNISLGVFKYIFNNPKMHIWHHSKEIPNKTGVNFGLTLSLWDYLFKTDYIPSDGKNIELGFDDDDVFPQDFIGQEIYPLSKK
- a CDS encoding T9SS type A sorting domain-containing protein, with translation MKLTLPFRKAILFFALTSFLVLNTSAQCTESASSFGNNTSTQSYNISGDVSVVLNANGTSVNLDFGSNFSTASGPDVRAYLIKSEGKTNDELKGLNPTTVDNISFGLVGFSGVQSYTANIPNGADITKYDTVFFYCLQYTAFWDYGKYTPFTANSCSILNVEKTSLTNFSFYPNPAKNSIQFTNVDMAKTEIRIFDVLGKQVYHQPKEKGTNKLDLSNLNTGIYLLSVIKGDKKTTRKLVIE